In Eucalyptus grandis isolate ANBG69807.140 chromosome 4, ASM1654582v1, whole genome shotgun sequence, the following proteins share a genomic window:
- the LOC120292894 gene encoding LOW QUALITY PROTEIN: VQ motif-containing protein 4-like (The sequence of the model RefSeq protein was modified relative to this genomic sequence to represent the inferred CDS: deleted 2 bases in 1 codon): protein MESSPNHQESSSPPSLLPSPTSHSVTTTSSSSSNTNSPRTAPSPKPLTRSEPANPYPTTFVQADTSSFKQVVQMLTGSPTTASSASASAAAAASKPDPSPPSASKIHNPPIKSMPKKSSSGSGFKLYERRNSLKNFKINPLVPFSGQAGPGFSPRKPEILSPSILDFPSLVLSPVTPLIHDPFNRSSAAAAAANCAPDERTESPSLDPEAEERAIREKGFFLHPSPATTPREAEPRLLPLFPVSSPRVSGSSSH, encoded by the exons ATGGAGTCGTCGCCGAACCACCAGGAGAGCTCGAGCCCGCCGTCGCTCCTCCCGTCGCCGACCAGCCACAGCGTCACCaccaccagcagcagcagctccaACACCAATAGCCCAAGAACCGCC ccctcgcccaagcCCCTGACCCGATCCGAACCCGCCAACCCCTACCCGACCACCTTCGTCCAGGCCGATACCTCCTCCTTCAAGCAGGTCGTCCAGATGCTCACCGGATCCCCCACCaccgcctcctccgcctccgcctccgccgccgccgccgcctccaaGCCCGACCCGTCGCCGCCCTCCGCCTCCAAGATCCACAAC CCCCCCATAAAGTCGATGCCCAAGAAGTCGAGCTCCGGATCCGGGTTCAAGCTCTACGAGCGCCGGAACTCCCTCAAGAACTTCAAGATCAACCCGCTGGTCCCCTTCTCGGGCCAGGCCGGCCCCGGGTTCTCGCCGCGGAAGCCGGAGATCCTCTCCCCGAGCATTCTCGACTTCCCGTCCCTCGTCCTCAGCCCGGTGACCCCGCTGATTCACGACCCGTTCAACCgatcgtcggcggcggcggcggcggcaaatTGCGCCCCCGACGAGAGGACCGAGAGCCCCAGCCTGGATCCCGAGGCGGAGGAGCGGGCGATTCGGGAGAAGGGTTTCTTCCTGCACCCGTCGCCGGCCACGACGccccgcgaggccgagccgcGGCTGCTGCCGCTGTTCCCGGTCTCCTCGCCGAGGGTCTCAGGTTCCTCTTCTCATTGA